Proteins from one Thermobifida alba genomic window:
- a CDS encoding sporulation protein codes for MVLKRLMRVFGVGGPTVETVFDSTEVAPGGTLTGRVEVTGGDHDTEIEKITLTLEAEVEHEYEYTTEDSEGEEVEHEGEYTATRSWGRLLVCEAFSLPAGEHRVFGFELPVPFEAPLTVSGGTPLNGPKVGVRTRLHVDRAFDKRDLDPLAVHALPVQERILTALDELGFQLVESDLEPGELIGTDQTLPFHQEIEFGASPRYEAVGDLEVSFVTDEEGAHVVFQLDGLDDRGHTFRVSHAEAETTDWAERLASELEAAMNR; via the coding sequence ATGGTCCTCAAGCGCCTCATGCGCGTCTTCGGCGTCGGCGGCCCCACCGTCGAGACCGTGTTCGACTCCACCGAGGTGGCCCCCGGCGGGACCCTCACCGGACGGGTCGAGGTCACCGGCGGGGACCACGACACCGAGATCGAGAAGATCACCCTCACCCTGGAGGCGGAGGTCGAGCACGAGTACGAGTACACGACCGAGGACTCCGAGGGCGAGGAGGTGGAGCACGAGGGCGAGTACACCGCCACCCGCTCCTGGGGCCGCCTCCTGGTCTGCGAGGCCTTCTCCCTGCCCGCCGGGGAGCACCGGGTCTTCGGGTTCGAGCTGCCCGTCCCGTTCGAGGCGCCCCTCACCGTCTCCGGCGGGACCCCGCTGAACGGGCCGAAGGTCGGCGTGCGCACCCGGCTGCACGTCGACCGGGCGTTCGACAAGAGGGACCTGGACCCGCTCGCCGTGCACGCGCTGCCGGTGCAGGAACGGATCCTCACCGCCCTCGACGAGTTGGGGTTCCAGCTCGTCGAATCCGACCTGGAGCCCGGAGAACTCATCGGCACCGACCAGACGCTCCCCTTCCACCAGGAGATCGAGTTCGGGGCCAGCCCCCGCTACGAGGCCGTCGGAGACCTGGAGGTCTCCTTCGTCACGGACGAGGAGGGCGCCCACGTCGTCTTCCAACTCGACGGCCTGGACGACCGCGGCCACACCTTCCGGGTCTCCCACGCCGAG